A single window of Bordetella genomosp. 11 DNA harbors:
- a CDS encoding amidohydrolase family protein, whose amino-acid sequence MKTVPPPHSHPGKPAYTLPAGSCDAHVHVYGPVARFPYAADRAYDPPEAPIERLQALHRLLGVERAVIVQATVHGTDNRAMLDAISRAPDRYRGVALVAPDVSTDELRRLHAGGVRGVRYNFMPHLGKSADPAEVRAMAARIAPLGWHIQVHVTAAYLPAIRGFLESLPVPFVIDHMGRTMVEDGLDQPALASLLDVLGHERAWVKISGPERISARLSRQAQPYADAVPFVRRILDAAPGRVVWGTDWPHPNVREVPNDGTLVDLLPSYTDDATVLESILVANPLRLYWYD is encoded by the coding sequence ATGAAAACCGTGCCACCCCCGCATTCCCATCCCGGCAAGCCGGCGTACACCTTGCCGGCCGGCAGTTGCGATGCCCATGTGCACGTGTACGGACCGGTGGCCCGCTTTCCCTATGCGGCCGATCGCGCCTATGACCCGCCGGAGGCGCCCATCGAGCGGCTGCAGGCATTGCATCGCCTGCTGGGGGTGGAGCGCGCGGTCATCGTGCAGGCGACCGTGCACGGGACCGACAACCGGGCGATGCTGGACGCCATCTCGCGCGCGCCGGATCGGTATCGCGGCGTGGCGCTGGTGGCGCCCGATGTGTCCACCGATGAACTGCGACGGCTGCATGCGGGCGGCGTGCGCGGTGTCCGCTACAACTTCATGCCGCACCTGGGCAAGTCGGCGGACCCGGCGGAGGTAAGGGCGATGGCGGCGCGCATCGCGCCGCTGGGATGGCATATCCAGGTCCACGTCACCGCCGCTTATCTGCCGGCGATACGCGGCTTCCTGGAATCGCTGCCGGTGCCGTTCGTCATCGACCATATGGGGCGCACCATGGTGGAAGACGGCCTGGACCAGCCGGCGTTGGCCAGCCTGCTGGATGTGCTCGGGCATGAACGTGCCTGGGTGAAGATCAGCGGGCCGGAGCGCATATCGGCGCGGCTGTCCCGGCAGGCGCAACCGTATGCCGATGCCGTGCCGTTCGTGCGGCGTATCCTGGATGCCGCGCCCGGACGCGTCGTGTGGGGCACGGATTGGCCGCATCCGAATGTGCGCGAGGTGCCGAACGACGGCACGCTGGTGGACCTGTTGCCTTCGTATACGGATGACGCCACCGTGCTGGAAAGCATACTGGTGGCGAATCCTCTACGTCTTTACTGGTACGACTGA
- a CDS encoding ornithine cyclodeaminase family protein, with the protein MQIFDSATTASRLPFDRLIPALERMFVQGCTVPRRHNHILREGDGTKDSLLIMPAWQDGYLGIKHVTIFPGNGAQGLPGLHSTYTLYDAANGVPLALIDGDQITVRRTAAASALAASFLARQDAHRLLVVGAGNVATALAPAYAAVRDIRQVYVWDRHPEKARALADRLTADGFDADVAMDLDAAVREADIVTCATLAQQPLVRRACLRAGTHVDLIGSFQPFMRESDDATFADTSVFVDTEEALDKAGDLLSPIAAGVFSRDRVLATLEALCRRQHPGRRTPEEITVYKAVGAASEDLAAAMLVYAGS; encoded by the coding sequence TTGCAGATATTCGACAGCGCCACGACCGCATCCCGCCTGCCCTTTGACCGGCTGATCCCCGCCCTGGAACGGATGTTCGTCCAAGGCTGCACGGTACCGCGCCGCCACAACCACATCCTGCGCGAAGGCGACGGCACGAAGGACAGCCTGCTTATCATGCCGGCCTGGCAGGACGGCTATCTGGGGATCAAGCATGTCACCATCTTTCCGGGCAACGGCGCGCAAGGGCTGCCCGGCCTGCATTCCACCTATACGCTGTACGACGCCGCCAACGGTGTACCCCTGGCCCTGATCGACGGCGACCAGATCACCGTGCGGCGCACGGCCGCGGCATCCGCCCTGGCGGCGTCCTTCCTGGCGCGGCAGGATGCCCATCGCCTGCTTGTCGTGGGCGCGGGGAACGTGGCCACGGCCCTCGCACCGGCCTACGCGGCCGTGCGCGATATCCGGCAGGTGTACGTCTGGGACCGCCATCCCGAAAAGGCGCGTGCCCTGGCCGACAGGCTGACGGCCGACGGATTCGACGCGGACGTCGCAATGGACCTGGACGCGGCGGTCCGTGAGGCGGACATCGTCACGTGCGCCACGCTCGCGCAACAGCCGCTGGTGCGGCGCGCGTGCCTGCGGGCCGGCACCCACGTCGACCTGATCGGCAGCTTCCAGCCTTTCATGCGCGAGTCCGACGACGCGACCTTCGCCGATACGTCCGTATTCGTCGACACCGAGGAAGCCCTGGACAAGGCGGGCGACCTGCTGTCGCCCATCGCCGCCGGCGTCTTCAGCCGCGACCGCGTGCTGGCCACGCTGGAGGCGCTGTGCCGGCGCCAGCATCCCGGGCGCCGCACGCCGGAGGAAATCACCGTCTACAAGGCCGTGGGCGCGGCCTCGGAAGACCTGGCCGCCGCGATGCTGGTGTACGCCGGCAGTTGA
- a CDS encoding efflux RND transporter periplasmic adaptor subunit, whose amino-acid sequence MHRRISATSLLLLALASACQKAPEAPTREPVAVTVLTVAQRDTPVDFEFTAQTQSSREVEIRARVDGFLDKRVYVEGDLVREGQTLFLMDPKPFQAALQTAKGQLAQQQARWTVTRANLARVRPLVAQNAISKKDLDDAVGNEQEAAAAVIAAQGQVQTAELNLSYTTIKSPLNGLSSFARQQDGSYVTATSQSLLTYVYQVDPMWVNFSISENELLSYRDQIDKGRLRFPPRSQFDVSIIQADGSVYPQVGHIDFANPAFSTQTGTFLVRASFANPDGVLRPGQFVRARVSGAVRPNAILVPQRAVLQGSKSHFVWVVGKDGKARERVVEVGTWHGDDWFITEGLQPGEQIVVDGAIRVTPDAPLKITAGGAGQGGADSAGTKGQGEGAAATAAGSGKNAGPGAK is encoded by the coding sequence ATGCACAGGCGCATCTCCGCGACATCGTTGTTGCTGCTGGCCTTGGCCAGTGCATGCCAGAAGGCGCCCGAAGCGCCCACGCGCGAACCTGTCGCCGTGACCGTGCTGACCGTGGCGCAGCGCGATACCCCCGTCGATTTCGAGTTCACCGCCCAGACGCAAAGCTCGCGCGAGGTGGAAATCCGCGCGCGCGTGGATGGCTTCCTGGACAAGCGCGTCTACGTGGAAGGGGATCTGGTGCGCGAAGGCCAGACGCTGTTCCTGATGGATCCCAAGCCTTTCCAGGCCGCGCTGCAGACGGCCAAGGGACAGCTCGCCCAGCAGCAGGCCCGCTGGACGGTGACGCGCGCAAACCTGGCGCGGGTGCGTCCGCTGGTCGCGCAGAATGCGATCAGCAAGAAGGATCTGGACGATGCGGTGGGCAACGAGCAGGAGGCCGCCGCCGCCGTCATCGCGGCGCAGGGGCAGGTGCAGACGGCCGAGCTGAACCTGAGCTACACGACCATCAAATCGCCGCTGAACGGCCTATCCAGTTTCGCGCGGCAGCAGGACGGCAGCTATGTCACCGCGACCTCGCAGAGCCTGCTGACCTATGTCTACCAGGTCGACCCCATGTGGGTGAACTTCAGCATTTCCGAGAACGAGCTGCTGTCTTACCGCGACCAGATCGACAAGGGACGGCTGCGCTTTCCGCCCCGCAGCCAGTTCGACGTGTCCATCATCCAGGCCGATGGGTCCGTGTACCCCCAGGTCGGCCATATCGACTTCGCCAATCCGGCCTTCAGCACGCAGACGGGAACTTTCCTGGTCCGCGCTTCGTTCGCCAATCCGGACGGCGTGCTGCGCCCGGGCCAGTTCGTGCGGGCGCGCGTGTCCGGCGCGGTCCGTCCCAATGCCATTCTGGTCCCGCAGCGGGCCGTGTTGCAGGGATCCAAGAGCCATTTCGTCTGGGTGGTGGGCAAGGACGGCAAGGCGCGCGAACGGGTGGTGGAGGTCGGCACGTGGCATGGGGATGACTGGTTCATCACCGAAGGCCTGCAGCCGGGCGAGCAGATCGTGGTCGATGGCGCGATCCGCGTCACGCCCGATGCGCCGCTGAAAATCACGGCCGGCGGTGCCGGCCAGGGGGGCGCGGACAGCGCCGGGACGAAGGGGCAGGGGGAAGGCGCAGCGGCGACGGCAGCAGGCAGCGGCAAGAATGCCGGTCCGGGGGCGAAATGA
- a CDS encoding helix-turn-helix domain-containing protein, which yields MKRAPREAGTHSDAPGGTSGLTTPGNDPAMGENLLSRKLRRLRREAQLTLQQLSARCGISVSTLSKIEKGRLSPTYEKIAALAQGLDIQVGELFNDEPLAAPTARRSVTRRGQGVIHATAQYDYEVLCAELAHKQFVPLLATIKARTLKAFPAMLHHAGEEFIYVLHGKVTVHTEHYQPMELGEGDSCYFDSTMGHACVAGDEDARILWVCSNATLPKAAG from the coding sequence GTGAAACGTGCGCCCAGGGAAGCCGGAACGCATTCCGACGCGCCTGGCGGCACGTCGGGTCTTACTACGCCGGGAAACGATCCCGCCATGGGGGAAAACCTGCTGTCGCGCAAGCTGCGCCGGCTGCGGCGAGAGGCCCAGTTGACCCTCCAGCAGCTCAGCGCGCGCTGCGGGATTTCCGTGTCCACCTTGTCCAAGATCGAAAAGGGCCGGCTGTCGCCCACCTACGAAAAAATTGCCGCCCTGGCGCAAGGGCTGGACATACAGGTGGGCGAACTGTTCAACGACGAACCCCTGGCGGCCCCGACAGCGCGCCGCAGCGTGACGCGGCGCGGGCAGGGGGTGATACACGCCACCGCGCAATACGATTACGAAGTGCTGTGCGCCGAACTGGCGCACAAACAGTTCGTGCCCTTGCTGGCAACCATCAAGGCTCGCACGCTGAAGGCATTCCCGGCGATGCTGCACCACGCCGGCGAAGAGTTCATCTACGTCCTGCACGGCAAGGTCACCGTGCACACCGAGCATTATCAACCGATGGAGCTGGGTGAAGGCGATTCCTGCTATTTCGACAGCACCATGGGTCACGCCTGCGTGGCAGGCGACGAAGACGCGCGGATCCTTTGGGTGTGTTCGAACGCCACGTTGCCCAAGGCGGCCGGATAG
- a CDS encoding efflux RND transporter permease subunit, which produces MNISHFCIDRPIFASVISIVITIAGAVAMLVLPVAQYPDITPPQITISATYPGASADVVANNVAAPIEQQVNGADNSIYMNSSSSSTGNLTVNVFFEIGTNPELAQVDVQNRVNLALPQLPQSVQAQGVQVQKKSSAFMMVLAIYSPDQRYDATYIANYTNIYVLDAIKRISGANQSAIFGTPDYAMRIWLKPDRMAQLKVTAADVQKAVTNQNEQFAVGRIGQSPTAGPVEQSFAVTTRGRLTDPTEFENIIIRAASSGAAIVRLKDIGRAELGQKDYSIRSSYQGKPATLMAVYQQPGANALDVSKQVRATLAQLKSSFPEGLEYSIAMDTTEFTRASIKDVIKTFFEALVLVVVVVFVFLQSLRATLIPIVAVPVSIVGTCVGMLALDFSINMLTLFGMVLAIGIVVDDAIVVIENVERNMTEHKLDPKAAAKRAMDEVAGPVVAIVLVLCAVFIPVAFIGGITGQMYKQFAITIAISVIISGVVALTLSPALAALLLRPGHHEKKGFFRWFERFFSRMTEGYTNAVKWMIKRLAVGLIVFAGLVALAVVMMRILPTSFLPPEDQGYLLGQVIMPDAASLDRTGAVSRRVTDYFLDQPAVGSVAMVDGYSLLDSQNKNNAATFFIGFKSFDERYSSENIRTQNARAVLLRAYETLSRVQEGIVLPVNPPSIPGLGTTGGTEVWIQSQGDATIAQMAAIVQEYIAKAQARPELARVTSTFNASSQQLLVDVDRDKSETLGIPVEEVYSAMQTMFGSLYVSQFNRSSRLWQVILQADASYRLRPEDLSQIYVRSKAGDMVPLSSMVRTRYVTGPDLVTRFNNFPAIKVTVNAAPGFSSGQVMQALEETGAQVLPSGYTLGWSGEAYEARKAGNTSVLVFAFGLVMVFLILAAQYEKWSLPLGVLMTVPFALFGALAATLLRGLENDVYFQIGLTMLVALAAKNAILIFEFAVLNRQSGASVFDAAVRAANERLRPIVMTSLAFILGCVPLALATGAAANSRHSIGTGVIGGMLGATAIAVFFIPMFFYVLEKFSERKSDDSKAPEPPAPQGSPPMPSGGSPVPGAHGAASAGLRPSAQREEE; this is translated from the coding sequence ATGAATATTTCGCACTTCTGCATAGACCGTCCGATATTCGCGTCGGTGATTTCCATCGTCATCACCATCGCGGGCGCGGTCGCCATGCTGGTGTTGCCGGTTGCCCAGTATCCCGATATCACGCCGCCGCAGATCACCATCAGCGCCACCTATCCGGGGGCCAGCGCCGACGTGGTGGCCAATAACGTCGCCGCGCCCATCGAGCAGCAGGTCAATGGCGCCGACAACTCGATCTACATGAATTCCTCCAGTTCCTCCACGGGGAACCTTACCGTCAACGTGTTTTTCGAGATCGGTACCAATCCCGAATTGGCGCAGGTCGATGTCCAGAACCGCGTGAACCTGGCCCTGCCGCAATTGCCGCAGTCGGTGCAGGCCCAGGGCGTGCAGGTGCAGAAGAAGTCCTCCGCCTTCATGATGGTGCTCGCGATCTATTCGCCCGATCAGCGCTACGACGCGACCTATATCGCCAACTACACCAACATCTATGTGCTGGATGCCATCAAGCGCATTTCGGGCGCCAACCAGTCGGCCATCTTCGGCACGCCCGACTACGCCATGCGGATCTGGCTCAAGCCGGACCGCATGGCGCAATTGAAAGTGACTGCCGCAGACGTGCAAAAGGCGGTGACGAACCAGAACGAACAATTCGCGGTGGGACGCATCGGGCAGTCGCCCACCGCCGGTCCGGTCGAACAATCCTTCGCGGTGACGACGCGTGGGCGCCTGACGGACCCGACGGAGTTCGAAAACATCATCATCCGCGCGGCCAGTAGCGGTGCCGCGATCGTGCGGCTCAAGGATATCGGCCGCGCGGAGCTGGGCCAGAAGGATTATTCGATCCGCAGCAGCTACCAGGGCAAGCCCGCGACCCTGATGGCGGTGTATCAGCAGCCGGGGGCCAATGCCCTGGATGTTTCGAAGCAAGTCCGCGCGACGCTGGCCCAATTGAAGAGCAGCTTCCCGGAGGGCCTGGAATACAGCATCGCGATGGACACCACCGAGTTCACGCGCGCGTCCATCAAGGATGTCATCAAGACCTTTTTCGAGGCACTGGTGCTGGTGGTGGTCGTGGTGTTCGTATTCCTGCAGAGCCTGCGCGCGACCCTGATCCCGATCGTCGCGGTGCCGGTATCCATCGTCGGTACCTGTGTCGGCATGCTGGCGCTGGATTTCTCCATCAATATGCTGACGCTGTTCGGCATGGTGCTGGCGATCGGTATCGTCGTGGACGATGCCATCGTGGTCATCGAGAACGTCGAACGCAATATGACGGAGCACAAGCTGGACCCGAAAGCGGCCGCCAAACGCGCCATGGACGAAGTCGCCGGGCCGGTGGTGGCCATCGTGCTGGTGCTCTGCGCGGTGTTCATCCCGGTGGCATTCATCGGCGGCATCACCGGCCAGATGTACAAACAGTTCGCCATCACCATCGCGATCTCGGTGATTATCTCCGGCGTGGTGGCCCTGACGCTTTCGCCGGCGCTGGCCGCCCTGCTGCTGCGCCCGGGACATCACGAGAAGAAAGGGTTTTTCCGCTGGTTCGAGCGGTTTTTCAGCCGGATGACGGAGGGCTATACCAACGCCGTGAAGTGGATGATCAAGCGCCTGGCGGTGGGGCTGATCGTGTTCGCCGGGCTGGTGGCGCTGGCCGTCGTCATGATGCGCATCCTGCCGACCTCTTTCCTGCCGCCGGAGGACCAGGGTTATCTGCTGGGCCAGGTGATCATGCCCGACGCGGCCAGCCTGGATCGCACGGGGGCCGTGTCGCGGCGGGTCACGGATTACTTTCTCGATCAACCCGCCGTGGGCAGCGTGGCGATGGTGGACGGCTATAGCCTGCTGGATAGCCAGAACAAGAACAATGCCGCGACATTCTTCATCGGTTTCAAGAGCTTCGACGAACGCTACTCGTCGGAGAATATCCGTACGCAGAATGCCAGGGCCGTATTGCTGCGTGCCTACGAAACCCTGTCGCGCGTGCAGGAAGGCATCGTGCTGCCCGTGAACCCGCCCTCGATCCCGGGCTTGGGCACCACCGGCGGCACGGAAGTCTGGATACAGAGCCAGGGCGATGCCACCATCGCCCAGATGGCCGCGATAGTGCAGGAATACATCGCCAAGGCGCAGGCGCGGCCGGAACTGGCGCGCGTGACCTCCACCTTCAATGCGTCGTCCCAGCAGTTGCTGGTCGACGTCGATCGCGACAAATCCGAAACACTGGGCATCCCGGTCGAGGAGGTCTATAGCGCGATGCAGACCATGTTCGGCTCCCTGTATGTATCGCAGTTCAACCGGTCCAGCCGGCTCTGGCAGGTGATCCTCCAGGCAGATGCGTCGTACCGCCTGCGGCCGGAGGACCTGTCGCAGATCTATGTGCGCAGCAAGGCCGGCGATATGGTGCCGCTCAGCTCGATGGTAAGGACGCGCTACGTCACCGGTCCGGACCTGGTGACACGCTTCAATAATTTTCCGGCCATCAAGGTGACCGTCAATGCCGCACCCGGCTTCAGCAGCGGGCAGGTGATGCAGGCGCTGGAGGAAACGGGCGCGCAGGTGCTGCCATCCGGCTACACGCTGGGATGGAGCGGCGAAGCCTATGAGGCCAGGAAGGCGGGCAATACCTCGGTCCTGGTCTTCGCCTTCGGCCTGGTCATGGTGTTTCTGATCCTGGCGGCCCAGTACGAAAAATGGAGCCTGCCTCTGGGCGTGCTGATGACCGTGCCGTTCGCGCTGTTCGGCGCGCTGGCGGCGACGCTGTTGCGCGGACTGGAAAACGATGTGTATTTCCAGATCGGCCTGACCATGCTGGTGGCACTGGCGGCGAAGAACGCAATCCTGATCTTCGAGTTTGCCGTATTGAACCGCCAATCCGGCGCATCGGTGTTCGATGCCGCGGTCAGGGCGGCCAACGAACGCCTGCGTCCCATCGTCATGACGTCCCTGGCCTTCATCCTGGGCTGCGTGCCGCTGGCGCTCGCCACCGGGGCCGCCGCCAACAGCCGGCATTCGATCGGGACCGGCGTGATCGGCGGGATGCTGGGCGCGACGGCCATCGCCGTCTTCTTTATTCCCATGTTCTTCTACGTCCTGGAGAAATTCTCGGAACGCAAGAGCGACGATAGCAAGGCACCCGAGCCGCCGGCGCCGCAGGGTTCCCCGCCCATGCCTTCCGGAGGCTCGCCGGTTCCCGGCGCGCATGGCGCGGCCAGTGCCGGGCTGCGGCCGTCCGCGCAGCGGGAGGAGGAATGA
- a CDS encoding LysR substrate-binding domain-containing protein — protein sequence MEYPNGADGGLSLHHLHVFTSVAQAGGVRRSAEALFRASSAVTRAVGNLEHSLGVALFERKATGMLLTAAGEAVLERARRIEAELDAVRDEALALRRGQGGASGVAATAALFHTRRLTSAALLADVHHMSTVAHACGLTQPAISASLAKLEKNLAQRLFQRTARGMVPTPVGERWVVRFKRVLAELRNIQADMAALNGALEGVVTVGALPMIRTIVLPAAIANVLARHPRLRIRTLESPYGDLCARLLSAEVDFILGALRPLHDASLSTRLLLHEDIVLIARAGHPLAGRPVGFDDLARYPWVLSRASTPLRDQLNDFFRRRGQPLLVPSVETADLALLRGLLLHSDMLTALSVHQLHYEFEAGGLVTLDFPLDGMRREIGVTTRTGAQLSPGARELLDEISRLAAAMAEDGVATPVGA from the coding sequence ATGGAATACCCCAATGGCGCCGACGGCGGGCTAAGCCTGCATCATCTGCACGTTTTCACCTCGGTGGCCCAGGCCGGCGGCGTGCGCCGCTCCGCCGAAGCGCTGTTCCGGGCCTCTTCGGCGGTTACCCGCGCAGTGGGCAACCTGGAGCACAGCCTTGGGGTGGCGCTGTTCGAGCGCAAGGCTACCGGCATGCTGTTGACGGCCGCGGGTGAGGCCGTGTTGGAGCGTGCCCGGCGTATCGAAGCGGAACTGGACGCCGTGCGCGACGAAGCCCTGGCGCTGCGGCGCGGGCAGGGCGGGGCAAGCGGCGTCGCGGCGACCGCGGCGCTGTTCCATACGCGGCGGCTGACCAGCGCGGCCCTGCTCGCCGATGTGCATCACATGTCCACCGTGGCGCATGCCTGCGGACTGACGCAGCCCGCCATCAGCGCGTCGCTCGCCAAGCTCGAAAAGAACCTGGCGCAGCGGCTGTTCCAGCGCACGGCGCGCGGCATGGTACCCACGCCGGTCGGCGAGCGCTGGGTCGTCCGCTTCAAGCGCGTATTGGCGGAGCTGCGCAATATTCAGGCGGATATGGCCGCCTTGAACGGCGCCCTGGAGGGTGTGGTGACCGTCGGCGCGCTGCCGATGATCCGCACCATCGTGCTGCCGGCCGCCATCGCCAACGTGCTGGCACGCCATCCCAGGCTGCGCATCCGCACGCTGGAAAGCCCGTATGGGGACTTGTGCGCCCGGCTGTTGAGCGCCGAGGTCGACTTCATCCTGGGCGCGCTCCGGCCGCTGCACGATGCTTCGCTAAGCACCCGCCTGCTGTTGCACGAGGATATCGTGCTGATCGCCCGCGCGGGCCATCCGCTGGCGGGGCGGCCGGTCGGCTTCGACGATCTCGCCCGCTACCCCTGGGTGCTGTCGCGCGCTTCCACCCCGCTGCGCGACCAGCTCAACGATTTTTTTCGCCGCCGGGGGCAGCCGCTGCTGGTGCCTTCCGTGGAGACCGCGGACCTGGCGCTGCTGCGCGGCCTTTTACTGCATTCCGACATGCTGACAGCCCTCTCGGTACATCAGCTGCACTACGAGTTCGAGGCGGGCGGGCTGGTCACGCTGGATTTTCCCCTGGACGGCATGCGACGCGAAATCGGCGTCACCACGCGCACCGGCGCGCAGCTGTCGCCCGGCGCGCGCGAGCTGCTGGACGAGATATCCCGCCTGGCGGCGGCGATGGCGGAAGACGGCGTCGCCACGCCGGTCGGCGCATAA
- a CDS encoding efflux transporter outer membrane subunit, producing the protein MRASAASLVTCILLSGCLVGPDYKRPEVDTPQAFRFADGEARQVVDTLWWQQFRDPALDALIATALAQNKDVKIAAARIEQYLGQLQTTRAQLFPQLGADAQAGRQRLPIGSANLPENTGPVFNQYSATLSASWELDVFGRLRRQTEAARAMLLATEEGRRATILALVASVASSYINLVSLDRQLDIAHATAASRAESVRIFTLRYSYGEVSEMELAQSQSEYQAALATIPQLELQIAQQEDALSILLGRNPEAVPRDRVLDQLALPEIPAGLPSELLTRRPDLRQAEQNLIAANALIGAARALYFPSISLTGAFGTASGQFSNLFTGASRVWSFAGAVTVPIFTAGAIGGQVRQAEAQHQQILLEYEKAIQVAFQEVSDSLIGLRKTREALVVQGRQVEALGRYARLARLRYEGGYTSYIEVLDAERSLFNAQLTQAQTQGAVFASMVQLYKAMGGGWVMTAEGMTVVGATAAPPRAAASP; encoded by the coding sequence ATGCGCGCGTCGGCCGCCTCGCTGGTGACGTGCATCCTGCTGAGCGGCTGCCTGGTGGGGCCGGACTATAAGCGGCCGGAGGTCGATACGCCGCAGGCATTCCGCTTCGCCGACGGCGAAGCCCGCCAGGTCGTGGACACCCTGTGGTGGCAGCAGTTCCGGGATCCCGCGCTGGATGCCCTGATCGCCACCGCGTTGGCGCAGAACAAGGACGTGAAAATCGCGGCGGCGCGTATCGAGCAATATCTGGGGCAATTGCAAACCACGCGCGCGCAGCTGTTCCCGCAATTGGGCGCGGACGCGCAGGCCGGAAGGCAACGGCTGCCCATCGGCTCGGCCAATCTGCCGGAGAACACCGGGCCGGTATTCAACCAGTATTCGGCCACGCTATCGGCGTCCTGGGAGCTCGATGTCTTCGGCCGGCTGCGCCGGCAGACCGAGGCCGCGCGCGCCATGCTGCTGGCCACGGAGGAAGGGCGGCGCGCGACCATCCTGGCGCTGGTGGCGTCGGTGGCGTCGTCCTATATCAATCTGGTGTCGCTGGACCGGCAACTGGACATCGCCCATGCGACGGCGGCCAGCCGCGCCGAGTCGGTGCGCATTTTCACGCTGCGCTACAGCTACGGAGAAGTGTCGGAGATGGAGCTGGCGCAGAGCCAATCCGAATACCAGGCCGCGTTGGCGACCATCCCGCAGCTGGAACTGCAGATCGCGCAGCAGGAAGACGCGCTCTCCATTCTGCTGGGCCGCAATCCCGAAGCCGTGCCGCGCGATCGCGTCCTGGACCAGCTGGCGCTGCCGGAGATCCCCGCCGGCCTGCCGTCGGAACTGCTGACGCGGCGGCCCGACCTGCGGCAGGCGGAGCAGAACCTGATCGCGGCCAACGCGCTGATCGGCGCGGCCCGGGCGCTGTATTTCCCGTCCATTTCGCTGACCGGGGCTTTCGGCACGGCCAGCGGCCAATTCTCCAACCTGTTCACCGGCGCATCGCGAGTGTGGTCGTTCGCCGGTGCCGTTACCGTACCCATCTTCACCGCCGGCGCGATCGGCGGCCAGGTGCGCCAGGCCGAGGCGCAGCACCAGCAGATCCTCCTCGAGTACGAGAAAGCCATCCAGGTCGCTTTCCAGGAGGTATCCGACTCGCTCATCGGCTTGCGCAAAACGCGCGAGGCCCTGGTCGTGCAGGGCCGCCAGGTGGAAGCGCTGGGGCGCTACGCGCGGCTGGCCCGCTTACGCTACGAGGGCGGGTACACGAGCTATATCGAGGTGCTGGACGCCGAGCGCAGCCTGTTCAATGCGCAATTGACGCAGGCGCAGACGCAGGGCGCCGTGTTCGCCTCGATGGTGCAGCTGTACAAGGCGATGGGTGGGGGTTGGGTCATGACCGCGGAGGGCATGACGGTCGTCGGCGCTACGGCGGCACCGCCGCGTGCCGCGGCTTCGCCTTGA